The Ascaphus truei isolate aAscTru1 chromosome 18, aAscTru1.hap1, whole genome shotgun sequence genome window below encodes:
- the BCL2L10 gene encoding bcl-2-like protein 10 — protein MCICSDHMQCGHPLSMSDPLLEETSLLLEDYLQHCLGGGCQPPPCLAARTLRRVAGEMLSLHRSFYDSCDQLSGDPRTILRAVSARIPDDGGLNWGRVVSLIAFAGVLAQNGGPKAGTPQELAEVLSAFLVGEHRVWLQNNGGWDGFHKYFNNNDRHRVQENSNVSGALMAAAGFGLAGLAFLLAVR, from the exons ATGTGTATATGTAGTGACCACATGCAGTGTGGACACCCTCTCAGTATGTCTGACCCTCTGCTGGAAGAGACCTCTCTGCTGCTAGAAGACTATCTCCAGCACTGCCTGGGAGGTGGGTGCCAGCCACCCCCATGCCTTGCAGCCCGGACCCTGCGCAGGGTGGCGGGGGAGATGCTGAGCCTGCACCGCTCCTTCTACGACTCCTGTGATCAGctctccggggacccccggaccatCCTGCGGGCTGTGTCCGCCCGGATCCCGGACGACGGAGGACTTAACTGGGGGCGGGTGGTGTCCCTGATCGCCTTCGCTGGGGTATTGGCACAGAACGGGGGACCCAAGGCCGGGACCCCCCAGGAGCTGGCCGAGGTGCTGAGCGCATTCTTGGTTGGGGAGCATAGAGTCTGGCTGCAGAACAACGGGGGCTGG gATGGCTTCCACAAATACTTCAATAACAACGACAGGCATCGGGTACAGGAGAACAGTAACGTGTCCGGTGCTCTCATGGCGGCCGCTGGCTTTGGACTTGCCGGGTTGGCTTTCCTTCTGGCTGTACGGTGA